One stretch of Desulfovibrio sp. UCD-KL4C DNA includes these proteins:
- a CDS encoding TetR/AcrR family transcriptional regulator, whose protein sequence is MAKLSILIYRNLMDKLPDSKTRSRGRPPASSDELKQKIITATLELLLAEGYAKTTMDRIAKESKVAKKTIYRFAENRDALIEQALGNWSAAFKTAFINDANNQEQVTELLQHGLAEIATQVLSSTAVAMFKLLQADFPGKNHLTDIYRENGVMRGRQILADWLQRQTDKQLIGKCDALEISNLMLSMVIAEPLRELALGEPHAMPMDYRIAKAVRLFWPLLTTTPKDSDEISENADLSSSE, encoded by the coding sequence ATGGCGAAGTTGTCAATATTAATTTACAGGAATCTTATGGATAAACTACCTGACTCAAAAACCCGTTCTCGCGGAAGACCACCAGCATCTTCTGATGAACTAAAACAAAAAATCATTACAGCGACACTGGAACTGCTGCTGGCAGAAGGCTATGCTAAGACCACTATGGACCGTATTGCCAAAGAATCCAAAGTTGCTAAAAAAACCATTTATCGCTTTGCAGAAAATCGGGATGCTTTGATTGAGCAGGCGCTGGGGAACTGGAGCGCGGCCTTCAAAACGGCATTCATTAATGATGCAAATAATCAAGAACAGGTAACTGAACTCCTGCAACATGGTCTCGCTGAAATAGCGACGCAGGTGCTCAGCTCTACAGCCGTAGCAATGTTCAAACTGTTACAGGCAGATTTTCCGGGCAAAAACCATTTGACGGATATTTATCGTGAAAACGGTGTGATGCGCGGTAGACAGATTTTAGCAGACTGGCTTCAGCGACAAACGGATAAGCAGTTGATCGGCAAGTGCGATGCTTTGGAGATCAGCAATCTAATGTTGTCTATGGTAATTGCCGAACCGCTAAGAGAGCTGGCCCTTGGAGAACCTCATGCAATGCCGATGGATTACAGGATAGCCAAAGCGGTAAGACTCTTTTGGCCTTTACTAACGACTACACCCAAAGATTCTGACGAAATTTCAGAAAATGCAGACTTATCTTCAAGTGAATGA
- a CDS encoding multidrug effflux MFS transporter: protein MENKQHFFGKKTMIAMLAVLSAFPPLSTDLYLPALPHMMKILNASQSAVNLSLSLFLIFFALGILFWGPVSEKFGRKPVLLTGLVLYIIGSAGCALSTNVTMLILSRVFQAFGGGAAEAVATAMVKDMFTGRKRESVLALVMAMVVVAPVVAPILGAIILKFMSWRVIFWTLTGFAIITFCLSTQLDETLEERYDGHVLRSIGRLGVVLKNPGFSSLLGVFSMAPLPLMAFIAASAFIYINGFGMSEQMYGLYFGFNALGSLIGPLLFMRLSKWINSRTIITVSYSILTISGIVLEFFGTSSPNIFALTMFASTIGVSMMRPPSANMLLSQQDGDTGSAASLINFTALFMGSVGMFLISLETDALISTLGIMQILVGTICGIAWLMVRHRSFIRS from the coding sequence TTGGAAAATAAACAACATTTTTTCGGCAAAAAAACCATGATCGCCATGCTGGCAGTACTCAGTGCCTTCCCTCCCCTGTCAACGGACCTGTATCTTCCGGCACTGCCACACATGATGAAAATTCTCAACGCAAGCCAGAGTGCGGTAAACCTGAGCCTCAGTCTTTTTCTAATCTTTTTTGCTCTGGGCATACTGTTCTGGGGACCTGTAAGCGAAAAATTCGGGCGAAAACCTGTCCTACTGACAGGGCTTGTACTGTACATTATAGGTAGTGCGGGGTGCGCTCTGTCCACCAACGTAACAATGCTTATCCTATCTAGAGTATTTCAAGCATTCGGCGGAGGAGCAGCCGAAGCTGTTGCGACCGCCATGGTCAAAGACATGTTCACTGGGCGCAAACGCGAATCTGTTCTGGCTTTGGTTATGGCCATGGTTGTAGTCGCCCCGGTGGTTGCACCGATACTTGGCGCAATTATCCTAAAATTTATGAGCTGGAGGGTCATCTTTTGGACCCTTACCGGATTTGCCATTATAACTTTTTGCTTATCCACACAGCTGGATGAGACTCTTGAGGAACGGTATGATGGACATGTTCTACGTTCCATAGGGAGACTTGGCGTGGTTCTGAAAAATCCGGGTTTTTCCTCCCTTCTGGGAGTATTTTCTATGGCCCCACTGCCTCTAATGGCTTTCATTGCCGCATCCGCCTTTATCTACATCAACGGATTCGGCATGAGCGAGCAGATGTATGGGCTGTACTTCGGCTTCAATGCACTAGGTTCACTGATCGGCCCCCTGCTGTTCATGCGCCTTTCAAAGTGGATCAACAGTCGGACTATCATCACAGTCAGCTATAGCATTCTGACAATCAGTGGTATCGTACTTGAATTTTTTGGAACATCATCGCCAAATATATTTGCTTTGACGATGTTCGCAAGCACCATTGGAGTAAGCATGATGCGTCCTCCTTCAGCGAATATGCTGCTTTCCCAACAAGACGGAGATACTGGCTCCGCAGCTTCCCTAATTAACTTCACGGCCCTGTTCATGGGTAGCGTAGGCATGTTCCTCATATCACTGGAAACAGACGCCCTTATCTCTACCCTAGGCATCATGCAGATACTTGTTGGAACTATATGCGGCATCGCGTGGCTTATGGTCAGACATAGATCATTTATCCGCTCATAA
- a CDS encoding MarR family transcriptional regulator, whose translation MPNSWRYEKMPNTFNDKVDFIVRTDGLMKDYIETVVVNKIKAEMPDDIFKKMSSSHIHAALMLMNIAPCSLKEFATVMRLSKAAASSQVERMVKTGMVQREVNSENRREVVLTVSLAFEEHINHVHTEVTNWFASITEQLGMETFEKWYEVMTTLNEVISKRIKTGNVPY comes from the coding sequence TTGCCCAATAGTTGGAGATACGAAAAAATGCCGAACACATTTAACGATAAGGTCGATTTCATAGTCAGGACTGACGGACTCATGAAGGATTACATCGAAACCGTCGTGGTTAATAAGATAAAGGCCGAAATGCCTGATGACATATTCAAAAAAATGAGTTCCAGCCACATTCACGCAGCATTGATGTTGATGAATATCGCTCCTTGTTCGCTTAAAGAATTTGCAACGGTGATGCGGCTGTCCAAAGCCGCGGCCTCCTCCCAAGTAGAACGCATGGTCAAGACAGGAATGGTTCAACGTGAAGTTAACTCGGAGAACCGACGCGAGGTGGTACTGACAGTAAGTTTAGCTTTTGAAGAACATATAAACCATGTCCATACAGAGGTGACCAACTGGTTCGCATCCATCACAGAACAACTTGGGATGGAGACATTTGAAAAGTGGTATGAAGTAATGACCACCCTGAATGAAGTGATCAGTAAGAGAATAAAAACCGGAAACGTTCCTTATTAG